Below is a window of Brassica oleracea var. oleracea cultivar TO1000 unplaced genomic scaffold, BOL UnpScaffold01367, whole genome shotgun sequence DNA.
gaaatataaacaataatattatagagttacattATAGATTGAATAAACTAAATAagctataaattattattattatttgcaaAGTAATTTTTCGTCTACTGAATGTTAAAAGTTAGAATGGTTTTAGTCGTTGTTACTTTAATgaataactaaaattatttatagattATGTTAAAATTTAGAAACGACTAAAATCATTGAtatctttaataatatattacccataataaataattaaatttatgtattataactTGTTATTCTATTATTCTTAGCCTAACCAAAGTTTTAGATAAGCTTTTGTCAAACATGCTTTTATCAAAGATCTTTAGTGTGTATTTGCTTCCATAGACAtcatcatattagatttctcatatttataatactatttaaaaactgttgttatcaaataaaacaaataataatttagttttatattatttttaaactaatcaaacttttagatattctttaaaaaacgTGTTTTTATGAAAGAACTTTCATGCATTTGATTccatatatatactattatttgagaagtgaatttgcttgtgtatcatgttctccataattttaggcaattttgattattttcaatgagatcatctatatatatgtattttaaagtttcttCAAATTATCTGAATTTAGagatatattttgattagaacCCTAACTTTATTAAGtgatatattacatttaatacaaattaattttgtttaaaatccaaaattaatttatattataaatccaagtaacaTAACAGATTCTTTTCAAACTTAAATATTAGATATACTAGATTTTTCAGTCGCGCTAAGAGtctgtaataataatttaattttaaaatataaaatataatttatttacataaaatgTATCGTTATgaaactatattaaaatttattttctgtttttatactTATTTTGTCTATATAAGTATACCACAATTATTTGTGAAGTAATTTTTTGATTCTGAGattttacattaaatattaagGGTGGTTGTTTAGGTTGGGTTCACATGTCTATTCGGTTTTAAAGCTTTtgggattcaaaattttggtttttgtttggttcagatctttgcggtgttgattcaaaatttaataGATCTCTTATATATCCTATtcatttgtaatttattttatttctgtaaCTATTAGAAATCTGTCAAAATtacattgttttaattgatagtATATTCGCCTATTCATGAATTCATGTTGAGTACtcttcatattataattttctattgTTATCcacactataatatattttcaaattttttttaaaaaaaaattctgaaaatcTCAATTAACTTATTGGTGAATACCTTGAAActctttattcatttttttataaaacttttttctCTACATATATAATAGAATTTGTCTAagatctttattttatatgttaaatcgATCACTTTATTGAACTTGGCATAAGCATGTATcctattatatatgaaaatttgcGATTGCATATAGTTCTTatcattttgatatatttttattgttgtttggcatgcttttacatatttttatcgGTGTTTTCTAATTATGAAATATTGTCAATAGCATATAGCACTTAccgtaaaataattttttggacAAGGTTTTCCTTTTAAACTCCTTTGAATGTAGTTTTTAacgatttaatttaaatatcaaGTTATTTTATAAGATTATCTTTACTATTATTAGTTAACTTTAATGATGGTTACTTtacttttacatatataatttttttgaaagattacATTTTTTAAGTCTTGCATTCTGTAtgacaattttcttttttagtaaattttatatgttgaatttttaaCAGCTAATATATATGTCAAgttaatttcaattatttttctttgttttttttattttatctgatatttattttcattttgttttgatacaaatattttctagaaacattaatattttaaaattataaaattaaaaaataaattggtgatttaatttatataaacactataaattttatttaggctcaacttcaaatttttatgtgtttaaatttatgcaaattttatttaaagatcatgcaattttatttttatttaattcttatGCTATTTTCAAAAGGTAGTTTAGATATGAAaagttaattatgttttaatatttttctttctgcAACTATTAACgttgattttcattttattttgaaagaaaaattatttttgaaaaaataaataaaaatagttacttGACATATTTTGATTGGTGATTGATGACAGAAAAAAAATGGTGATTTAAAATCATATGGACAAATTtcaataaatcattttttggtgaaattcaataaatcatttaaaatcagacaattagaaaattaaaatagttatttgacatatttttattGGTGGTTTAAAATCATATCTGGATAATTcttatttatacattttctaaTGTTATTAAAATCAGGGAAGAAACTGAAacaatcattatttaaatttctatattcAGTATATCTCCCTCTTAGAGtttcttattttatgtattaaaagtattaaataaattcatttaatacataaaataagaaaCTGAAACAGTCTCTGGAAGTTTACATATaagatattgatttatattttattttgaataaacgattttgaaaatattgacaGTTTtagaaatagtaaaatttaaaaattgatttcatataatatatttggtgGTCTTAAATCCTATATGGACACTTTTAGtggcttaatttttttaaaatatttacattgcttttaataattttttattgattagtttattttattttcattaattctttaatgatattagaaaaaaaaattatacatttaaatgtttttagattatttttgttagtttaactattttaactttaatttgtCATATTGTTTTAGTATGAAATGTACTTTAGATTTATTATACCTAATAAGACATAGAttagattattttatatgatattaattatttaatgatattagaaaatatcttattttataaattgtaaatttttaaatattgtttttcttacTCTAATAATTTTGACaatgatttgtcattttattttggtataaaatgcactttatatttattataccTAAGAAGACgtaattgttttgttaatattaCTATTCTTCTTTGATTTCCAGTTTCACTATAATGTTAccattttaagtaatttttcaaatattaatatttattttattagtttaagttatataaatgatattaatttcgttttattttatttgttttggaaacattgacatttaaaaatatattaataaaataatatttttttaactttaaatattttaaaataaattcaacattttatttttttataaaatgtactTTAAGATTTATTataactaagaaaaataaatttttgtttgttaatattACTATTCTACTTTTGAATTTCtattttactataataattACCGTTTTTAAGTAAGTTGTTgaatgttaatatttattttgttcactacaagaaaacacaaatttaacgacggccaaaatcgtcgttatttccccggaaaagaaggcttacgaggaaatggcgatgaaaggcgtttcgtcgttatatgattgtcgtaagagaagattcgtcgccatttcctcgttaattagcgaggttatattttcctcgtaaagaagaattaagttttcgtcgtaaagaccacgtggggtttccacgtaacgcggtcgttgtgcttcctcgtaagaaactcgtaaatgattcgtcgtaaaagacccgcaaaaacctctaaataaattcgtcgtaataaaaaCGTAAGNNNNNNNNNNNNNNNNNNNNNNNNNNNNNNNNNNNNNNNNNNNNNNNNNNNNNNNNNNNNNNNNNNNNNNNNNNNNNNNNNNNNNNNNNNNNNNNNNNNNNNNNNNNNNNNNNNNNNNNNNNNNNNNNNNNNNNNNNNNNNNNNNNNNNNNNNNNNNNNNNNNNNNNNNNNNNNNNNNNNNNNNNNNNNNNNNNNNNNNNNNNNNNNNNNNNNNNNNNNNNNNNNNNNNNNNNNNNNNNNNNNNNNNNNNNNNNNNNNNNNNNNNNNNNNNNNNNNNNNNNNNNNNNNNNNNNNNNNNNNNNNNNNNNNNNNNNNNNNNNNNNNNNNNNNNNNNNNNNNNNNNNNNNNNNNNNNNNNNNNNNNNNNNNNNNNNNNNNNNNNNNNNNNNNNNNNNNNNNNNNNNNNNNNNNNNNNNNNNNNNNNNNNNNNNNNNNNNNNNNNNNNNNNNNNNNNNNNNNNNNNNNNNNNNNNNNNNNNNNNNNNNNNNNNNNNNNNNNNNNNNNNNNNNNNNNNNNNNNNNNNNNNNNNNNNNNNNNNNNNNNNNNNNNNNNNNNNNNNNNNNNNNNNNNNNNNNNNNNNNNNNNNNNNNNNNNNNNNNNNNNNNNNNNNNNNNNNNNNNNNNNNNNNNNNNNNNNNNNNNNNNNNNNNNNNNNNNNNNNNNNNNNNNNNNNNNNNNNNNNNNNNNNNNNNNNNNNNNNNNNNNNNNNNNNNNNNNNNNNNNNNNNNNNNNNNNNNNNNNNNNNNNNNNNNNNNNNNNNNNNNNNNNNNNNNNNNNNNNNNNNNNNNNNNNNNNNNNNNNNNNNNNNNNNNNNNNNNNNNNNNNNNNNNNNNNNNNNNNNNNNNNNNNNNNNNNNNNNNNNNNNNNNNNNNNNNNNNNNNNNNNNNNNNNNNNNNNNNNNNNNNNNNNNNNNNNNNNNNNNNNNNNNNNNNNNNNNNNNNNNNNNNNNNNNNNNNNNNNNNNNNNNNNNNNNNNNNNNNNNNNNNNNNNNNNNNNNNNNNNNNNNNNNNNNNNNNNNNNNNNNNNNNNNNNNNNNNNNNNNNNNNNNNNNNNNNNNNNNNNNNNNNNNNNNNNNNNNNNNNNNNNNNNNNNNNNNNNNNNNNNNNNNNNNNNNNNNNNNNNNNNNNNNNNNNNNNNNNNNNNNNNNNNNNNNNNNNNNNNNNNNNNNNNNNNNNNNNNNNNNNNNNNNNNNNNNNNNNNNNNNNNNNNNNNNNNNNNNNNNNNNNNNNNNNNNNNNNNNNNNNNNNNNNNNNNNNNNNNNNNNNNNNNNNNNNNNNNNNNNNNNNNNNNNNNNNNNNNNNNNNNNNNNNNNNNNNNNNNNNNNNNNNNNNNNNNNNNNNNNNNNNNNNNNNNNNNNNNNNNNNNNNNNNNNNNNNNNNNNNNNNNNNNNNNNNNNNNNNNNNNNNNNNNNNNNNNNNNNNNNNNNNNNNNNNNNNNNNNNNNNNNNNNNNNNNNNNNNNNNNNNNNNNNNNNNNNNNNNNNNNNNNNNNNNNNNNNNNNNNNNNNNNNNNNNNNNNNNNNNNNNNNNNNNNNNNNNNNNNNNNNNNNNNNNNNNNNNNNNNNNNNNNNNNNNNNNNNNNNNNNNNNNNNNNNNNNNNNNNNNNNNNNNNNNNNNNNNNNNNNNNNNNNNNNNNNNNNNNNNNNNNNNNNNNNNNNNNNNNNNNNNNNNNNNNNNNNNNNNNNNNNNNNNNNNNNNNNNNNNNNNNNNNNNNNNNNNNNNNNNNNNNNNNNNNNNNNNNNNNNNNNNNNNNNNNNNNNNNNNNNNNNNNNNNNNNNNNNNNNNNNNNNNNNNNNNNNNNNNNNNNNNNNNNNNNNNNNNNNNNNNNNNNNNNNNNNNNNNNNNNNNNNNNNNNNNNNNNNNNNNNNNNNNNNNNNNNNNNNNNNNNNNNNNNNNNNNNNNNNNNNNNNNNNNNNNNNNNNNNNNNNNNNNNNNNNNNNNNNNNNNNNNNNNNNNNNNNNNNNNNNNNNNNNNNNNNNNNNNNNNNNNNNNNNNNNNNNNNNNNNNNNNNNNNNNNNNNNNNNNNNNNNNNNNNNNNNNNNNNNNNNNNNNNNNNNNNNNNNNNNNNNNNNNNNNNNNNNNNNNNNNNNNNNNNNNNNNNNNNNNNNNNNNNNNNNNNNNNNNNNNNNNNNNNNNNNNNNNNNNNNNNNNNNNNNNNNNNNNNNNNNNNNNNNNNNNNNNNNNNNNNNNNNNNNNNNNNNNNNNNNNNNNNNNNNNNNNNNNNNNNNNNNNNNNNNNNNNNNNNNNNNNNNNNNNNNNNNNNNNNNNNNNNNNNNNNNNNNNNNNNNNNNNNNNNNNNNNNNNNNNNNNNNNNNNNNNNNNNNNNNNNNNNNNNNNNNNNNNNNNNNNNNNNNNNNNNNNNNNNNNNNNNNNNNNNNNNNNNNNNNNNNNNNNNNNNNNNNNNNNNNNNNNNNNNNNNNNNNNNNNNNNNNNNNNNNNNNNNNNNNNNNNNNNNNNNNNNNNNNNNNNNNNNNNNNNNNNNNNNNNNNNNNNNNNNNNNNNNNNNNNNNNNNNNNNNNNNNNNNNNNNNNNNNNNNNNNNNNNNNNNNNNNNNNNNNNNNNNNNNNNNNNNNNNNNNNNNNNNNNNNNNNNNNNNNNNNNNNNNNNNNNNNNNNNNNNNNNNNNNNNNNNNNNNNNNNNNNNNNNNNNNNNNNNNNNNNNNNNNNNNNNNNNNNNNNNNNNNNNNNNNNNNNNNNNNNNNNNNNNNNNNNNNNNNNNNNNNNNNNNNNNNNNNNNNNNNNNNNNNNNNNNNNNNNNNNNNNNNNNNNNNNNNNNNNNNNNNNNNNNNNNNNNNNNNNNNNNNNNNNNNNNNNNNNNNNNNNNNNNNNNNNNNNNNNNNNNNNNNNNNNNNNNNNNNNNNNNNNNNNNNNNNNNNNNNNNNNNNNNNNNNNNNNNNNNNNNNNNNNNNNNNNNNNNNNNNNNNNNNNNNNNNNNNNNNNNNNNNNNNNNNNNNNNNNNNNNNNNNNNNNNNNNNNNNNNNNNNNNNNNNNNNNNNNNNNNNNNNNNNNNNNNNNNNNNNNNNNNNNNNNNNNNNNNNNNNNNNNNNNNNNNNNNNNNNNNNNNNNNNNNNNNNNNNNNNNNNNNNNNNNNNNNNNNNNNNNNNNNNNNNNNNNNNNNNNNNNNNNNNNNNNNNNNNNNNNNNNNNNNNNNNNNNNNNNNNNNNNNNNNNNNNNNNNNNNNNNNNNNNNNNNNNNNNNNNNNNNNNNNNNNNNNNNNNTTGAACAACAccgatttttttctgaagacaatttgaatatcggaacgggaacttgcccattgcttttaatatgtaactcgcttcttgagcaaatatccggcaagtccaacctcgattttatgttgtcttttgtcttccctgggacattcaatattgtattcatgatgttctcaaagaaattcttctctatatgcatcacatcaaggttgtggcgcagaaggagatccttccaatatggtaactcccaaaatatactcttcttgtgccagttgtgatgaacaccgtaagaatcaggcatattacgagggacatgccaattaccaccccagcgaactgtttcgttagctccgtagtagtcgatttgcgcttcaatttgttctccagttagatatggaggaggagtgtctctcacaacctttttgtgcctaaacaaattcttgtttcttcggtacggatggccaactggaagaaatcgacggtgacaatcgaaccaacttgtctttctaccattcttcagttgaaatgcatctgtcgttccattacaatatggacaagctaatctcccatgtgtagtccatccagacaacatcccataggcaggaaagtcacttatggtccacaaaagcatagctcgcatcgtaaaattcttcttcgttgagcagtcatacgtcctcacccctgttgaccacaaatctttcaactcttttatcagtggttgtaggaaaacatcaagtgacctttttggatgcttcggaccgggtattaatatggtcaagaataaaaactcccgttgcatgcacatctccggtggcaggttgtatggcgtaagaaagacaggccacaatgaatattgtctccctgacattccaaatggactaaatccatctgtgcataatccgaggtacacattccggctattgctagcgaaattcggatgtactttgttaaaatttttccaggctcttgcatctgatggatgagtcatctcaccatccgtctgagtatgctcggcatgccacctcatctttccagcagtctgctccgattggtacaatcttttcaatctatctgtaattggtaggtaccacatcctttggtacggtaccctattacgtccccttccttgcggcttgaatcgtggtttcttgcagaatcgacattcttccaacttctcatcatctccccagtagatcatgcagttgtcgatgcaaacatctatcatctccgaaggcaacccaagactataaaccagtttctgaatctcataataagaatcagcagactcattgtcttccggcaaatactctttaaataaatctgcccattcgttcatgcaactttcaggtagattgtgatcagttttaatattcatcattctagcagccaatgacaatttagagagaccttctctacaaccactgtaaagtggttgatttgccgcatctaacatttcataaaacttttttgaatctatgttaggttcttcatcttcatcatcatgagctacgaatgcatcagttaccatatcatgaaccctatcataatctaccatcggctgatcctcctgatggtaactatgtgcattatgcaattgatgatcaaccggttcttcttgaaagttgctattactactactagcttcattctgatcataactataatcttctccatgttgaaaccagatataataatttggcgtgaaacctctatttactaaatgcttccaaacattttcacgatttgccaactttgaattgttacatttcctacaaggacagaatattttaccgctttcttgggcgagcggtgtagaatctgcttgatgcataaaacgctccaacccagcaagatattctttcgtcactctcccgttagcatctctatgcatatacatccacctccgcaactcgaaaatatttcccaagcccgacatttttttcacgttttttttcttgttggtgtgcttaaaattatgttcaaacctccatatatatagaaaattttcgaatctggtagttgaattttgctaggaatttacgacgaaaaattaggttggtggcaaaaaaaacgtgttaagttggtggatttctcgttctttcctcgtaagttatttcctcgtaaaaatcatgctaaaattacgacgaatttgcgacgaaacacatttttctcggaaaaaccacgtcaacttacgacgattctacgaggaaaagctttactcggtattttacaaggccattacgaggaaactttatttcctcgcaatttcatcgttaagtcatcgtaatttcacgaggaatagttttcctcgttaaatttccttgctaaaactgtgttttcttgtagtgtgttagtttaagttatttatataatattcattttgttttattttttttttggaaatatcgacttttttgaaaaaggaaattaaaaatatgatttatcatATTCTAATTGGTCgttttaaatcctatgtggaCGCTTTCAATAACTTATAGCcttaacttttatatagtaatCACAACTCAATATATGGTAGTCGGCGATCCCAAAAGATTAAACTACCTCttgattacaaataaaaaaagttgtttattacaatttttttaattaattatttattaaagatttattattgaaatttatagttatttaaaatgaaaataaagaatatttttaataagaagtTATATATCACAAAAAGCTAAAAGAACATCtaattaaattcaatattttttcacacacaaaataaaacacagcaaaatataagaatttttgAGGAAGATATAAGAATTATATCATtaatacatttaaaaagttactcGAGATATATGCTTGCAATCTCATATTTCTAGTTACATTTTAACCCCTTGTATAGAATCTATAGattgtaatatttcattttccgAATCTATTGGTAActcttttttggtaaaaatatattggtaACTTAAGGAAAactgtatataatttataatccTAGCTACGATTTGGTTACTCTTTAACTATggtaacaaatattttagttacaaaatacaaattataatctttaattttatgaatttcttctacttttttgttagaaagaaaaaatatgtttcCTAAATCTTGGTTAGTTCATTAAAACACATTATTTCAATTATTACTTATAAATCATAGAAAAAGAATTAcatgtaaaaaaaagaagaagaaatattcaaaaaagaaaatccaGATTTATATAAACATGAAGCTAAAAATCCATATTTGGAATGAAAAAGTTTGGGTGAGATCAATGGAACACATTTTAGTCCATGTCTTGTTGGAATATTGGAAGGACCATATGTCTTGGGTAGGCCAGTGTTTCTTGGAAACGCAAAGGCGATTGTCGAGGATGCAGATGGTGACGGACCAAGGGTCAAGAACATGGGCAAAGGGAGCATCACAGATGACATGAAAAGTTTCAGTGTGAAGATCAAAAGACAAAACCTTGGGTTCTTCTTCACAATCGGTGAGCCAGTAAAGGGAGCCATCTAAATAAACGGGATCGGTGTGAGGATTAGGGGTGAAGGGAGAAGCAGGGTGAACGTACCTCCAGAGTTGAGTGGTAAAATCGAAAACTTCGCAAGTGGTGACGTTGTCTAGGCCAAAACCGGATGAGTTGGTTAGAAAAACAGGCTTGTAAGTGCCGGTGAGTTTGTTTTTACTGAAACCAAGCTTAGGAGTTGGGGTGTCTTTGTTCAACCTGTGGAGTATGAGGTTTTGAATGTTGGAGAGAGGGAAAGTTTGACGCCATCTAGTGGCGGGATTCATCACGACGCAGACACTCGGGTTGTAGATAGAGTAGAGGCATAATAGACCGTCGCAATTACTATGACAGACCGAAGTGCCCCCCCAATTAGTAGGCACATGGACCGTATAAGCAGATGATGATCCAAACGCAAATCTTCGAGCATCTAAATCATTAACTCTTTTGACGAGACgaccatcatcatcataaacATTAGTGGACACGAAAAGGACGTCTGGACCGCCTCGTGACATATGGATCAACTGTTGTCTTTCCTGGAAACGTCAGGAATCGATTGCAGATTTCAGCTTCTTGGACACCGTCCTGAATCTCAGCAGAGATTTTACCGGAAGTCTCTCAAGTATCAGCTCTACAACATCCTCTGGGAGACGCAGCAATTCTTCGCCATGTCTTTTCAATGTTCTTCTTGTTTTGAACGGGAACATCTTTTGTATATCTCTCGTCGTCTCGTCTGCTGATATAAATTTggaaaacaaaaaggaaaatttcctttcctcttttttttttttaaatttcattcaCCAGACTAGTTTAAAGGTTAGTAGAatactttaaatatataacaaaggATTTGcgaatatatttatcttatctGATGTGTCCGGTTGAAGCAAAAAACATAGGTTCTTTTAGAACAAATGCTAGAATATACTACAAggggtaaaaaaaatataatatgggcctcttatttttttttgacatatgttattaaCATATGTCTGTTTGTTCACTAATGTTTAGGCGtccaaattgtattttttttagttaattcagtttagttccggtttggttatgatttttgatttcggttcaaaaaatataggaaccgttcaaATAACAATGTGAGAAACCCGATAAATTTTTAAGTTCAATTCGAGCGTGTGATGcaggacttttcaagggtccaagatcaaatcaatgtagtataaaagattgtcgaaccaatcctaggtgattctaaagcaaagggaatgcaagttcatgcttaagctaagtgcaatccggttttaaagatggtatgaactaagaactaataagctaatgcaataaagtaatgatctttctttctcaatatgaagcaagaggactcatggggctaggAATTTGATCTagggtgatgtagatccaatctaagggtggcaaggtatcaatcaaacactttccttatgcccagacactaagctaaacaagatctatctctagatgaatgttcttttggtaaagcaactcaagcatctaatctcttaggttgaatgttactaaagcaaacatggagaacaagtccaatagcaatcttaactcctttagcaactaatctcttaggtaaagaaagctaaaagcattgaagagttggttaaggcatttcatcatacaccttgtgggcaggAAATGNNNNNNNNN
It encodes the following:
- the LOC106321267 gene encoding F-box protein At1g11270-like (The sequence of the model RefSeq protein was modified relative to this genomic sequence to represent the inferred CDS: added 193 bases not found in genome assembly) encodes the protein MSRGGPDVLFVSTNVYDDDGRLVKRVNDLDARRFAFGSSSAYTVHVPTNWGGTSVCHSNCDGLLCLYSIYNPSVCVVMNPATRWRQTFPLSNIQNLILHRLNKDTPTPKLGFSKNKLTGTYKPVFLTNSSGFGLDNVTTCEVFDFTTQLWRYVHPASPFTPNPHTDPVYLDGSLYWLTDCEEEPKVLSFDLHTETFHVICDAPFAHVLDPWSVTICILDNRLCVSKKHWPTQDIWSFQYSNKTWTKMCSIDLTQTFSWLGEPEWSLEPIAILDNHKLLLQGRDYRGAIFILDLLTNSYHLLVKPSYSPISVCYSQSLFSV